The following are encoded in a window of Nitrospirota bacterium genomic DNA:
- a CDS encoding acetate--CoA ligase family protein — MTASDDSVLKRTVSFLKKHKGKRVFLEHEVKVFLRSLGLTVPNGIFVDKDGYIPSATLAYPLAAKVSSAKITSKSDAGGIRLGLKNDVELKKAVSELLRIENAEGVLIEEMAHEGIEVIIGGVIDKQFGAVVMFGLGGVFVELFKDIAFALAPLKEEDALWLIKQVKGYRLLEGYRGKPAVDIVALIKTILTVSEIIASGYVEEIDLNPVALYPKGAMVLDAKLKII, encoded by the coding sequence ATGACAGCCAGTGATGATTCTGTTCTGAAGCGCACGGTTTCCTTTTTGAAAAAGCATAAAGGGAAAAGGGTGTTTCTTGAGCATGAAGTGAAGGTGTTTTTAAGAAGCCTTGGGCTTACTGTTCCTAACGGCATATTTGTAGACAAAGACGGGTATATTCCTTCTGCAACCCTTGCTTATCCGCTTGCGGCGAAGGTGTCATCCGCAAAAATAACATCAAAGAGCGATGCGGGCGGTATCAGGTTAGGGTTGAAGAATGATGTTGAGCTAAAGAAGGCTGTCTCAGAACTGCTGAGAATTGAGAATGCAGAAGGTGTGCTTATAGAAGAGATGGCTCACGAGGGGATTGAGGTCATCATAGGCGGTGTGATTGATAAGCAGTTCGGGGCTGTTGTGATGTTCGGTCTTGGAGGGGTGTTTGTTGAACTTTTCAAAGACATTGCCTTTGCCCTTGCGCCTTTAAAAGAAGAAGACGCTCTCTGGCTCATTAAGCAGGTGAAGGGATACAGGCTTCTTGAGGGCTACCGCGGAAAGCCCGCTGTTGATATAGTTGCGCTCATAAAAACAATCCTCACAGTATCCGAAATAATAGCATCAGGGTATGTTGAAGAGATTGATTTAAATCCTGTTGCGCTTTATCCAAAGGGCGCAATGGTGCTTGATGCGAAGCTGAAAATTATATAG
- a CDS encoding DEAD/DEAH box helicase family protein yields the protein MINIKSVRYKPGKHGEWGGASVVVATIQSLNIHYKEDFTPGYFDLVFNDECHRSIYGELPRQVVEYFQATRIGLTATPKDFLKNIDIEELSENNPKALEYRMMRDTYKHFGCEAGEPTYRYSIQDAVNAPQPGPYLVPPKIYKLYSLITRESVSEEGWNVDIDGEDYTFAISELERKVNVPYRNRLICEEFLKYALKTPDGSMGKTIVFAVSQDHAGALAKELNALMPEANGRFAQVITSRVKGASDFAKAFRKDENYWPRVAVSVDMLSTGYDCPEILNIVLARPIASSTNYIQIKGRGTRRYSFSDGTQKTHFIIHDFCEVVEYFEEEYDFNAPLPAPDFEAPVGAEDIAEYSKKIPEERRAEKGLLVSQSPDMLVMTEFIEVGPEGEKVDRMLYQNKWEEKIREVAKIKPDLVEAAKTDNFTDQLMEYLNTEVLNRPVEYFNETNLAKVYRIFADITDFIKEALDIGKLPTPYQQMEALIDFLKVEYSLNLMQIRLLRVLIEQIVQSPKYAEQFEKGDFKFLENQPFKFYGGTDAYIAAFGEKTKPIFFNIRQSPPFKLARMK from the coding sequence GTGATAAATATTAAGAGCGTCCGCTATAAACCGGGAAAGCATGGAGAATGGGGCGGGGCCTCTGTGGTTGTTGCTACCATTCAGAGCCTCAACATCCACTATAAAGAAGATTTCACGCCCGGATATTTCGACCTTGTCTTTAACGATGAATGTCACCGTTCAATTTATGGAGAACTCCCACGTCAGGTAGTTGAATATTTTCAGGCAACAAGAATAGGGCTTACTGCAACACCGAAGGATTTCCTCAAAAATATTGATATTGAAGAACTGAGCGAAAACAATCCAAAGGCGCTTGAATACCGCATGATGAGAGACACTTACAAACACTTTGGCTGCGAGGCGGGAGAACCGACATACAGATATTCCATTCAGGATGCCGTGAATGCGCCGCAACCCGGCCCCTATCTCGTGCCTCCAAAAATATACAAGCTTTATTCTCTCATAACGAGAGAGTCTGTATCCGAAGAGGGTTGGAACGTTGATATTGATGGTGAAGATTATACATTCGCCATTTCAGAACTTGAGAGAAAGGTCAATGTGCCATACAGGAACAGGCTTATATGCGAGGAGTTTCTTAAGTATGCGTTAAAAACTCCTGATGGCTCAATGGGCAAAACTATCGTCTTTGCTGTATCTCAGGATCATGCGGGCGCACTCGCAAAGGAATTGAATGCCCTTATGCCTGAAGCAAATGGGAGGTTTGCACAGGTCATAACTTCAAGAGTAAAAGGAGCTTCGGATTTCGCCAAGGCATTCCGTAAAGATGAAAACTACTGGCCAAGAGTTGCTGTTTCTGTTGATATGCTTTCAACTGGTTATGACTGTCCAGAGATATTAAACATTGTCCTTGCCCGTCCTATCGCTTCGTCTACAAATTACATACAAATAAAAGGCCGTGGAACCCGCCGTTATTCATTTTCTGATGGAACCCAGAAAACTCATTTTATCATCCATGATTTTTGTGAAGTTGTTGAGTATTTTGAAGAAGAATACGATTTCAATGCACCATTGCCAGCCCCCGATTTTGAGGCGCCTGTCGGTGCAGAAGATATAGCGGAGTATTCCAAAAAGATACCGGAAGAACGCAGAGCAGAAAAAGGGCTTCTTGTCTCTCAATCTCCGGATATGCTGGTAATGACTGAGTTTATAGAGGTAGGCCCTGAAGGAGAAAAGGTAGACCGCATGCTGTATCAGAACAAATGGGAGGAAAAGATAAGAGAGGTTGCGAAAATAAAACCCGACCTTGTGGAAGCGGCCAAAACAGATAACTTTACAGACCAGCTTATGGAATATTTGAATACTGAGGTCTTAAATCGTCCTGTTGAATACTTCAATGAAACCAATCTCGCAAAGGTTTATCGGATTTTTGCGGACATCACAGATTTTATTAAAGAGGCGCTGGACATCGGGAAACTGCCTACACCATACCAACAGATGGAGGCGCTGATTGATTTCCTGAAGGTTGAATACAGTCTCAATCTTATGCAGATCAGATTACTGAGAGTTCTTATTGAACAAATTGTGCAAAGCCCAAAATATGCAGAACAGTTTGAAAAAGGCGATTTCAAATTTCTTGAAAACCAGCCGTTTAAATTTTATGGCGGTACAGATGCCTATATCGCAGCCTTCGGAGAAAAGACAAAACCAATTTTCTTTAATATACGGCAAAGCCCGCCCTTTAAGCTTGCGAGGATGAAGTAG
- a CDS encoding DEAD/DEAH box helicase family protein, whose product MTEQDARIIINRKLIEAGWKLEGPDKNVLTEQHCGAGFSDYLLLGRKGQNLAVLEAKDDNQGDVYLAKGQAHGYALAHGCKYIFLANSEQIYFWDLDEGDARPIERFISPDDLQRRTDLKLVRKPLSQVEHLLDIADRAYQKEASDIIVAQYDRGKRAFLLEMATGTGKTRLAAAIIDRFLKSHQAERVLFIVDRIELAKQALEAFQLAFRDKY is encoded by the coding sequence ATGACAGAACAAGACGCAAGGATAATCATTAACCGAAAGCTGATCGAGGCTGGCTGGAAACTCGAAGGCCCGGATAAGAATGTCCTCACTGAACAGCATTGCGGCGCAGGCTTTTCTGATTATCTTCTCTTAGGAAGAAAGGGGCAGAACCTTGCTGTTTTAGAAGCGAAGGACGACAATCAAGGCGATGTCTATCTTGCAAAAGGACAGGCACACGGCTATGCCCTTGCGCACGGATGTAAATATATTTTCCTCGCAAACTCAGAGCAGATTTATTTCTGGGATCTTGATGAAGGTGATGCGCGACCTATCGAGCGTTTTATATCACCTGACGACCTCCAGAGGCGAACAGATTTAAAACTCGTTAGAAAGCCTCTATCTCAGGTTGAACATCTGCTCGACATTGCTGACAGAGCATATCAGAAAGAGGCAAGCGATATTATTGTTGCACAATACGACAGAGGCAAAAGGGCATTCTTGCTTGAAATGGCAACCGGCACGGGCAAGACAAGACTCGCCGCCGCAATAATCGACAGGTTCTTAAAATCGCATCAGGCAGAGCGTGTATTATTCATTGTTGATAGAATTGAGCTTGCAAAGCAGGCGCTTGAAGCTTTTCAGCTTGCATTTCGTGATAAATATTAA
- a CDS encoding outer membrane lipoprotein-sorting protein encodes MLCVAAPAFSQELSGLDIMKEQKKRHEAAQEYENIKMVLVDSSNNKETRELKRYAKKDSAGLFKYLARFEGPADIRGTALLTWEQKDREDDQWLYMPAYGQKLKRIAGGNKKGYFMGTDFSYEDLRPEKLETHTYAVLKKEKYDNQDCYVIESLPSTDEEKKTTGYAKRILWITTDTFVTLKVDFYDHSMKLLKTQTAHNVKPIKGKLMRADKVLMTHHQNKHQTLMGLVDRKIDGNIDDSIFTERAVTSFK; translated from the coding sequence ATGCTGTGTGTTGCCGCGCCTGCCTTTTCACAGGAGCTTTCAGGCCTTGACATCATGAAAGAGCAGAAGAAAAGGCACGAAGCAGCCCAGGAATATGAAAATATAAAGATGGTGCTTGTTGACAGTTCAAACAATAAAGAAACCCGCGAATTAAAGCGCTATGCCAAGAAAGACAGTGCAGGGCTTTTTAAATATCTTGCACGCTTTGAGGGGCCTGCCGATATAAGAGGGACAGCGCTGCTTACATGGGAACAAAAAGACAGAGAAGATGACCAGTGGCTTTACATGCCGGCATACGGACAAAAGCTTAAGAGAATTGCAGGCGGCAATAAGAAGGGATATTTCATGGGCACTGATTTTTCCTATGAAGACCTCAGGCCTGAAAAACTTGAGACCCACACATACGCTGTCTTAAAGAAAGAAAAATACGACAATCAGGACTGCTATGTTATTGAATCCCTGCCGTCAACAGATGAAGAAAAGAAGACCACCGGATACGCAAAACGGATTTTATGGATTACCACAGACACCTTTGTTACCCTGAAGGTGGATTTCTATGACCACAGCATGAAACTTCTCAAGACACAGACCGCGCATAATGTAAAACCGATAAAAGGAAAGCTGATGCGCGCAGACAAGGTATTAATGACACACCACCAGAACAAACATCAGACACTGATGGGATTGGTAGACCGGAAGATAGACGGCAATATAGACGATTCAATATTCACAGAACGCGCAGTGACAAGCTTCAAATAA